The sequence ATAATTTGCGGATTTCTATTCTCCTGTGATAATACAATAGATATTGATGCGGATTTTACTGAGCAAATGTATGTTTACGGTTTGCTCGACGATAGCGATTCAATGCAATACATCCGCATTCAAAAATCATTTTTACAAAGTGGTGTTAGTCCTTATGACTTAGTAGGTGATTACCAAAATATTTATTATCAACCGGATGAAATTTCTGTGGAAGTTGAAGAATGGAAAGATAATATTTTACTACGCAGTTGGAATCTTGAAGTAATTAATGGAGATACAATTGGTATTTTAAAAGACAAAGGATTGTTTGCTTCTTCGCCCAACATACTTTACAGATTCAATGCGCAATTAGATAAGTATGCGCAGTATAAATTTATAGCTGTAAATAATATTACCGGATTAATTACCACTGCAGAAACCAAATTAGTGGATTCATTTGCAGTATTATTTCCAACAGTATCTATTCCGGGATTTGACTTTACGGATGCAGGAGAAATTTATTACCTCTGCAGATATGCAGTGAATGCAAGACTCTATGATTTGAAAATGCGATTGTATTATCAGGAAGTAAATATCGAAAGTGGAGAGGCAACAGATGAATACATTGATTGGACAATTTTTAAGAATATAATAGGAGACAATATGCTTGGAACTGGCATTATTGCGTATGGTATTAATGCAAATGCTTTTTACAATTTTGTTGCAGCAGTATTAGAACCGAATGCAGAAGTAACCCGGGAATTTCAAAAAATTATATACACATTTTATGCAGGCGGAGAGGAGATGTATTTACATTATATAAACCTGATGGCAAACATCAACATCACAAGTCAATATGCATTTTCAATGTATTCCAATATTGAAAATGGCAATGGCTTATTCTCTTCAATTTATACCAGGGAACTTCCTGATATGATTATTTCTGCAGAGTCTATTGATACGTTAGCATGTGGAAGACTTACCGGAAATCTCGGCTTTAAATCATCCCCTTCTAATCCCGCTTATCCTGAATGTAGCGAATAGACTTTTTACGGATAGATGTCATATTTGGCTTTCATTTCTTATATCTTTGCGCCCGATGAAAAAATTTCTTTTTGCCGCCGGACTTATACTCACATGGTTTATTCATGGATGTACTACTGACTTTGATCTGAATGCAGACTTTCAGGAAACTCCGGTTGTGTATGGCTTATTAGATCCTACAATTCCTGTAAATTATATTAGAATTAACCGTGCTTATTTAAATGATAGTATAGATGGTTTAACGCTTGCAGCAGATCCCAATGAAATTTATTATGGTGATGAATTAACTGTTAAGCTTGAATATTATGATACCTATGGCAATTTTCAAGGAAGCAGTTTTTTAGAACGTGTTGATGGCGATACTTTAGGCATTCCAAAAAATAGTGGAACGTTTGCAAATATTCCAAATATACTTTACAGATATTCTGATACATTAAATGAAGATTTTACATATCGGCTGATTGTTGTTAATACAGAATCCGGCAAATCAGTGTATAGCGAAACACCAATTATCAATGATTTTCTAATAGTGCGACCTAATGAAGAATCTATTTTTCCGCAGGCTATTAGTATATCTCCAAATGGCTTTTATCAGTTTGCTTTTAACAATGCAAAGGATGCTGCGATTTATGATATTACCATGCGCATTCATTATCGTGAAGGAACTTATGTTCCTGCAACAGGAGATTTTGTAGATATGGTTTCTAAAGAAATTGACTGGAAGTTTGTAAAGAACTTAAGTACTATTAGCAGCGGTCCCGGTGAATTAATTACTTACGATATTCAAGGTCCGGCATTCTACAATTTTCTTAAAAATAATTTTTTCGCTAATCCTGATCCTAATTTTATTAGACTGGCAGATTCGGCTCAATTTATTATGGATGCAGGCGGTGAAAGTTTTTATAAATACATTCAATACAGTAGTGCTACTCTCGGCTTAAATGAAGGTCAGGTGATATTAGAATATACCAATGTGGATGGCGGCTTAGGTATTTTATCCGGCAGATATAAAAAAATTAGCAAGATATATCCCTTCACAATTCAAACACGTGACTCTATAGGATGCAGCACTGTAACTCAAGGATTAAATTTTGCTCCGGATCAATCAACACCTTCATTTCCTTTTTGCGATTAACTGTCTTTTTGTCACCGGTATAGTCTTCATTTGACTATATTTTTCCTAATTGTCATTTGCATTTGCTCTATTTTCCAATGGCACAAACATTGACAAACCCTACTCGTTGATAAAATAATTTCAAACGAAAAAAACTATACAATGGGAAAAATAATAGGAATAGACCTCGGAACTACCAACTCTTGCGTAGCCGTTATGGAAGGTAACGAACCGGTGGTAATACCAAATGAAGAAGGCAGAAGAACAACACCTTCAATCGTGGCTTTTTTAGATAATGGCGAACGCAAAATCGGTGATCCTGCAAAGCGTCAGTCAATTACTAATCCGCTAAAAACAATTATGAGTATTAAGCGCTTCATGGGGCATCGTTTCAGTGAAGTAGATAATGAAGCTAGCATGATGAGTTACTCAGTTGTGCGTGGTGATAATGATACTGCTCGTGTGAAAATCGGCGACAGATTATATACACCTCAGGAAATCAGTGCAATGATTTTGCAGAAGATGAAAAAAGTAGCTGAAGATTATCTGGGTACAGAAGTTACCGAAGCGGTAATTACAGTTCCGGCATACTTTAATGATTCACAACGTCAGGCTACAAAAGAAGCGGGTGAAATTGCAGGCCTAACTGTTAAACGTATTATTAACGAGCCAACTGCAGCAGCACTTTCTTATGGTTTGGATAAGCGCCATAAGGATATGAAAATCGCTGTGTTCGATTTAGGTGGTGGAACTTTTGATATATCTGTTCTTGAATTAGGTGATGGTGTATTTGAAGTGAAATCTACAAATGGTGATACGCATTTAGGTGGTGATGATTTTGATAAAGTGATTACGGATTGGTTGGCTGAAGAATTTAAAAAAGAAGAACCAACAATTGATTTGCGCAAAGATCCAATGGCATTACAACGTTTAAAAGAAGCTTCTGAAAAAGCGAAGGTTGAATTATCTTCTTCCATGGAGACAGAAATTAATTTGCCCTATGTAACTGCAGTTGATGGAGTGCCTAAACACTTGGTTAAAAAAATATCCAGAGCAAAATTTGAGCAACTTTCAGATGCATTAGTTAAACGTACATTAAAACCATGTGAAGCAGCATTGAAAGATGCCGGTTATAGTAAATCAGATATTGATGAAGTGATTTTGGTGGGAGGTTCAACTCGTATTCCAAAAATTCAACAAGTGGTAGAAGAATTTTTTGGTAAGAAACCATCTAAAGGTGTAAACCCCGATGAAGTAGTTGCAATTGGTGCAGCCATTCAAGGTGGTGTACTTACAGGTGAAGTAAAAGATGTGTTGCTGTTAGATGTAACTCCACTATCTCTTGGTATTGAAACTATGGGTGGTGTATTTACAAAATTGATTGAATCCAACACAACAATTCCTTCAAAGAAAAGTGAAGTATTTTCTACAGCAGCAGATAATCAACCGAGTGTTGAAATACATATTTTGCAAGGCGAACGTCCGATGGCAAAAGATAACCGCAGCATAGGAAGATTTTTACTTGATGGCATTCCACCTTCAAGAAGAGGTACTCCACAAATTGAAGTAACATTTGATATAGATGCAAACGGAATTTTACATGTAGGTGCAAAAGATAAAGGCACAGGTCGTGAGCAAAGTATTCGTATCGAAGCATCAACGGGATTAAGTGATGAAGAAGTAAAACGTATGCGTGATGAAGCAAAAGCAAATGAGGAAACGGATAAAGTAGCGAAAGAAAAAGTAGAAAAAATGAATCGTGCAGATGCGATGATTTTTGATACAGAAAAGCAATTGACTGAGTACGGTGATAAGCTAAGTCCGGAAACAAAGCAACCGATAGAAGCAGCGTTAAATGAATTGCGTGAAGCACATAAAAGTCAGGATGTAACAGCAATAGATGCAGCGTTGGAAAAACTGAATCAGGTTTGGCAAAGTGCTTCTCAGGAAATGTATAAAGCACAGGAACAAGCAGGAGCTAATGCTGATCCAAATGCAAATGCAAATCAGGAGAATCCAAATTCCGATAATCAGAATGCTACTGATGATGTAGAATATGAAGAAGTAGATCAAAATAAATAATAAGAAATAGTTAAAGTGAAAGGCCATCCGAGAGGGTGGCTTTTTTTATGGAGGATGATTGAAAACTTTAAAGAGCTTTATTCGGCAATAAAAGAATCTCGCCAAGTTCTTCTCAAATATTTTTGTCTAAATATGTCTAAACACAAATTAATTTGTCTAAATAAATCAAAAAGTGTCTAAATAGATTTAAAAGTGTCTAAATAATTTAATTTTCCAGACGCTGTTTGGAAAATTCATTTTCAATTTTTTTTTGTCAATTCATTAATAATAAAAAATACTCTGTAGAAAAACATCCTCACCTCACATACTCCAACAACGATTTTAATCCTTCATCATTCGGCCATTGTTTTAGTGCAATCATTAATGTATTGAATGCAGCTTGTTTATCATTTAGTTTTAGAAGAATTAAAACATAATTGTAGTAATACGTTGGGTTGGCATTTAATGTAATTGCTTTTGATAAATACTTTGCGGCATCGCTATAATTATTTTCTTCACTTGCAAGTAAGGCAGCATAATAAAAACCTAAATCATTTTCAGGATGTAACTGCATCATTAAATTTAATTGCTCACGAGTTTTTTCTGGCTGTGCAAGTTGACTATACACAACAGATAAATTCAATCGTGGTCCTTCTAATAATTTATCCATATCTAATGCTAATAAATAATGATATTCTGCGGTTTTTAAATCACCTAATTCCTGATAATATTCGCCTTTAATAACTTGCCCTGAGGCAAAGTCTGCATTCGCCATTAAGTATTCTAAATATTCTGATTGAGTAGAAGAATAGGAGGTAAGATATTGATCTTCAATTTTCATAATCTGCGGATTTGCAAGCGTACGAAATGCAGCCAACCTCACCGCCCGAACCGGATCTGTTAATCCTTTCAACAATACCGAAATATTTATTTGTTCTCGATAAGCTAATAGTTCTGTATATGCACTTGCTCTGATAATTTCCGATGCATTATTTGTTGCTTCAACTATTGTATTTAATGCTTGTGGTTGATTTAAATCTGCTAAGTAAGTTATAGCCGTGGCTTTTACAATTGCATTCACTGCGGTGTCAATCATTAATTTTTGCAAGTGTGCTAAAGAGGTATTGTTGAGTTCGCTTCCGGGAATCAGATCATCAGAAAAATGATATTTACGATTTGGTCCATACCAATTTTTTACTGCTTCTGCTGCCCATTCATTCGATTTATTTTCATGACAACTATTGCATGCATTGGGAGTTCCGAATTCAACACTTTGGTCGGGACGTGGAACTCTGAAACTATGATCGTGACGAAAATCATTCACCATATAATATCTGCCATCCATGTGGCAATTCATACACTTGGAACCTAAGGATTCTTCCGCATGAAAATGATGTGATGGACTATCATATTTTGGCTCATGACATTGCAGACAAAGTGCATTGCCTTCAAACTTTATTTTTGCGGAATGCGGATCATGGCAGTCTGTACAAGTAACTCCATAGCGATACATTTTACTCGATAAAAAAGAAGCGTATTTATAAACTTCACCCATCTGCTGTCCATCGGCAAAATAATATGCAGTAGTTAATAAATCCGGCAAATAAAATTGCATAAAATCTGTGTGCGGATTATTATCCATAGTAAGTGTTGTTCTTCTTCCATGACAAGTGCCACAAACACTTAATTGTAATTCCTGATGTTCTTTTCCAAGTTTTGCGTAATAGGTATTTGTATATTTTTTATCAGACTGCATTGTAGCCACATGTTGTTCTCCCGGTCCATGACATGCTTCACAACTCACATTAATTATATCGTATGTGGTGTTATAACTGCGAGTACTTTCTGTAAAATTTTTCTGCACGTTTGTACTGTGGCAGGAAGCACACATGGTATTCCATACTTGCGCAACTCCCGTCCAATGCAACCAATCATTTGTTGGAATAATTGTATCCGGAGATTGATGAAACCATTTATTTTCTTTTGTATCCCACGAAACTCGTAAAGTTTGATAATTACCCTTCGGAAATTTTATAAGATATTGTTGTAATGGTTCCCAACCGAAAGTGTAAGCTATTGGATATGGTGTTGAGTTACCTTCTAATTCTGTAACGTCAACCATATAAGCACTATCTGTTTTATAGAAGCGATAGGAGACACCATCGGCAGCATATTTTGTATCAGAAAAATCGCCACGCACAAATTCTGCAGTGGCAGGTTTCATTGCCAAATCATGATGGGAGCCAACCCATTTACTATGTTCTTCTGCATGGCAAGTTTTGCAAGTAATATCACCCATATAATTATTGGTGGAAGGAATAATATTACTTTCTTCAGTTTTATTTTCACTACATAACATCAAGCTCCATGCAAATAGGATTGCGAACAAAACAAACACAATAGATTTTATAATGCGAGTTGACATGCGATGAAAATTACTAAAGAATTATTCAAATAAAATTTTTGCTTTTAATAACGCAACAACAGTAAGTGAGTCTAAAATTTCTCCTGCTTCCAACATTGCATACGCTTCATCAAAAGGTAACTTGCGAATTTCCAATACTTCATCTTCGTCAGGGTTTGGTGTTGCAGATGTAAGTTCTTCACATAAATAAATATAAGCGAATTCATCAGTACATGAATTGGATACTTGCATTGTTTGAATCAATTTCCATTTTGCAGCTATCAATCCTGCTTCTTCCAGCAGCTCACGTTTTGCACTTTCTAAGGGATCAATATGTAATGGTCCGCCACCTTCAGGAATTTCCCAGGTGTATGTTTTTAATGGATATCTGTATTGACCAATCAGCCAAATATTTTTTTCTGAATCAACAGGTAAAATACCGATAGCATAATTTTTAAAATGTACAACACCATAAATGCCATCGCCGCCGGAAGGATTTTTCACCTGATGTTCACTCACTTCTATCCAGGGATTTTCATATACTTTTTCTACGGATTTTGTTTTCCATGGATTTTCCATTGGTATCAATTTTTAGTTTTAAAATTATTGGTTTACAAAAGATGATATATAATGACTGCGCAAATCTAAATTAAAATTAATGTGTGGCTGATTTAATCATTTGAAGCTACCGCAGCTAATTCATTTTCAGCACTATTTATCCTGCAAAACATTTATCAGTATAACTTTGCAAGATGTTTTTCTGGTAACTGTGGGGATAAAAATATTTTATGGATGCATCTATTGACAATTGATGACAATCTCTTGGTAAAGTATTTTTTAATTTACACCTAATTCTTCATCATAAAAACACACAGAAGAAAGCGCAAACCAATAACTGTTGAATCACAAAAAGAAAATAATTTCATCTGCTAAATATTTCGCATTACTATGCATACTTTTTTTGGGTTATGCTAATCAAAGTATTGCGCAAGTGAATGCAGCATTCACATCTGATTCTACTCAAGGGTGTGATTTTCTGGAATTGCAACTTATTAATCTTTCTACCGGTGCCACTGATTATGTGTGGCAGGTAACAGATGCCGGTGGAACTGTAATGGGAAATTCTATTTTAGAAAATCCGACTTTTTTTCTGGCAGGAGAGGGAAGTTATACAGTGCAATTAATTGCAAACGGACCCGGTGGAAGTGATACTTTGATAGTGCCTGCATTTGCAAATATCTATGCGCCACCTGTTGCAATAATCAATGCCACAGAATTAGAAGGATGTAATGGAGCCACACTCTCTTTTTCAGATGGATCGATTGCCGGTGGTTTTGGAAGTATTAGTGATCGCTATTGGGTGATAACTGGTGCGCCCGCATTTCCTGATGATCCAACAATTACTTACACATTTCCATCTCCGGGAATTTATACCGTGTATTTATTTATTAATGATGCAATTGGATGTACTGCATTTACGACAACAGAAGTTACTATCTATGAAGAAACAATTTCAAATTTTGCAGTAGATACATTCTTATCTTGCACCACACCTTTTACGGTGAGTTTTACAAACCTTTCCACAGGTTCTTCACCACTCAATTATTTATGGAATTTCGGTGATGGTTTTACATCCACTGCTGCATCACCATCGCATACGTATACTTCATTTGGAAATTTTTCTGTTTCACTTTATGTATCGAATACTTTCGGTTGTGATGATATTGTTATTTATCCAAATTATATTCAAATCAATCCGACACCTGATGTGGATTTTATTCCTTCATCCAATACTGTTTGCTCAGGAGGTTCAATAACATTTGACAACACAAGTGCATCCACAAGTGCTGTATGGTTTTGGGATTTTGGTGATGGAACTACATCCACAGAATTTGAACCCACACATACTTATACAACACCCGGAAGTTATACTGTTTCATTAACCGGAGATTTTGGTGCTGATTGTGTCGGTACTATTTCTTACACAGATATTATTACAGTAAATATTTCTCCCACAGTTATTTTTAATTCCTCTGATCCATCATCAATTTGTGAATTGCCCTATACTGTAAATTTTGGTACATCTGTAACCGGTGGACCTGTAATGTATGCATGGACTTTTGAAGATGTTGGCGGCTCGGGAACGGCATCGGGTGCATCACCACATTATACTTATGATGATTATGGTTTATTTGATGTTACAGTAACTGTTACAAATGTAAATGGATGTACTGCCACTTACAGTCAAACAGATTATGTAAGCATTGGTGAATTAACATTAACACCAGATTTTTTGCAAGTGCTTGGTTGTGTTCCAATGCCAACAAGTTTTGCTGTTAATGCAGGTGAAGAATTAGTTTCTTATTCCTGGGATTTAGGCAATGGAACTACTTCTAATTTAGCAGAACCCATCGCATTTTATACCGATACCGGTTGCTATACAATTTCTGTTACTGCAACCTCTATTAATGGATGTACAGCAACTGCAATATTTCCAAATTTTGTTTGTGTGGGGGATACTGCAACTGCGAACGTAATTGTGCCCGATACCTCTTGTCCTTCTGTTGCTATTGAAGTTTTAAATCTTCCACTTGATTCTATAATAATAAATATTGATGGCGGACTTGATCAGGTTTCCAGCAGTGCAATTGATTCAATAACATATTTCAGTATGACTGCCGGTGCGCATGAATTGGAAATTGTAACCTTTATGTATGGTTGTCGTGATACGGCGTATGCAAATATTTTTATACTTGATGTTGACGACAGCAGTTTAGTAGTTATTTATGATTGCGATAATCCATATTCAGTGCAATTTTTTATTGATACTGCATATTCAAATGCATCGTGCGGATGGGTATGGGATTTTGGTGATGGAACGCAAGATTCAATAAATGAAAATCCAATTCATATTTATAATGATCCCGGAAGTTATTCTGTAACTCTTACTTATTCTTGTATTACTTTAAATGAATGTGAAGGCAATGGATTAACAGCAAATATTACAATTCCTATCTCATCTTTTACACCTTCTTCAAACAACGGATGTGTTATTCCTTATACAATTTCATTTACAAATTTTTCTACAGATTCCTCAGCAAATGATTTAATCTATCAATGGAATTTTGGTGATGGAACCACAAGTACAGAAATTTCTCCAACACATACTTATACAGATTATGGAATCTATATTGTGAAATTAAAAGTGATTGATATCCATGGTTGTTTTGATAATTTTTTGGATACAATTTTTATCAGCGAAGTAAATGCATCATACACTGCTACTAATTATGGCGGATGTATTCCATATACATTTACAATGAACAATACAACTATAAATCCTTATGGCGCAATCGAATCTTATATCATCAATTGGGATGATGGAATTATAGATACTTTTTATTCTGCTTCTGATGTAATTTCTGTTGCACATGATTATACCATTGAAGATTATTATTATGTTTCACTTACAGTTACCAATGAATTTGGATGTGTTTCTATTTATACCGATACAATTATTGCAAGCGATCCTGTTAATGACTTTAGTGTGAATGATACCTTTCCTTGTATCGGTCAGGAAATATATTTTAATGAATTATCCTCCGGATTAGAGTTAGAATATTTATGGCATTTTGGAGATGGATCCACTTCCACAGAAGCAAATCCATCACATAGTTATAATACGTTTGGATCCTTTACTGTAGGATTACTTATTACTGATATTAATGGCTGTACAGAAGCAAAAAATAAATCATTTTATATCACCACAGATTCTGCAATCATTGATATTGCTGCAAATGCCTTAGTAGCAAATTGTAATTATGCACTCATTCAATTTACTGCATTGCCGGAAGATTCTGTATGCTCTTATTTTTGGGAATTTGGCGATGGTGGTACATCTACAGAACCCAATCCTGTGTATCCATATATTGCAGCAGGTGTATATTCTGTTGCGCTTACAATTACGAGTTGCAATGACTGTGTGAATTCAGTTGTAAAAGAAGATTTTATTACTGTTCCCGGACCCTATGGAGAAATTTCTGTAAGCGATGATTCATTATGTGTGAATGAAGAAATTACTTTTCAAATTCTTGTTGCTTCCACAGATAGTATAACCTTATATTTTGACAATGGTGATGCAATAGGATTTGATGTTGTGTTTTCTGATACGTTAACTAATATTGAAATTTCATATGGATATAATACCGATGGAAATTTTCTTCCGGTCGTGGTTGCGATGGATACAGGCGGATGTATTTCTTTGATTACACTTTCAGATTCTATTAAAATTGGAAATTATCCAATAGCGGGTTTTGATATAAGTGAAGAAACGTTTTGTGTGGGTACAATAATTACATACACTGATACATCGCAGGAAATGTCGAGTGGTGATTTATGGACTTGGAATCTCGGTGATGATACTTATGAAACCACAGAATCGGATACATTTAATTACGTGTATAATACGCCGGGTATTTATGCTGTTTCATTAATTACTGAAACTACGTTTGGTTGTGCAGATACAATTACAAATGAGTTGGAAGTGTTGCCTTATCCGATAGTTACAATTTCTGATGATACTACTATTTGTCCGGGATTTGATATTCAATTAGCAGCTACTGGAATTGGAAATTATACTTGGTCTCCGTCAACAGGATTAAATGATTCCACACTTTCAAATCCTATTGCATCACCGGAAATTACAACTACTTATTTGGTGGATGTAAATAATGGATATTGTTCTTCCTATGATTCAGTAACAATTTTTGTTGCGGATAAAATTGTGTTAGATGCAGGGCCGGATACTGGATTTTGTTTAGGTGAAGAGGTGGAATTATATGCGTTATTTTATGAAGGTGTTGATTCTGATTTTATAAATTTTTTCTGGACACCTTCTTCTTATTTAAGTGATGAAACTATTAGCAATCCCATAAGTAGTCCTTTGGAAAATATCACTTATACTTTAGTAGCATCATGTGGTACTTTAACAGATTCTGCGCAAGTTTCTATTACGGTGGAGCCATTGCCGGACATTGAAATATTGGAAGATACTATACTTATTATTCAAGGGCAATCAGTGGAGATTACAGCAGAATTTATTGGAGGAACAACACCTTCTAATTGGCTTTGGGAACCTGCTGTTGCAGTGGATTGTCCTACTTGTCAAATAGTAATTGCAGACCCAAAACAATCGGCAATATTTTCCTGTACGGCGTTTACGGAGTACGGATGTTCTGATGTGGATTTTGTATATCTGAAAGTGCGTACATGCGATAATTCTTTATTTAAATTACCAAATTTAATTACGCCAAATAATGATGGATTTAATGACAGATTTAATTTTACTTATGAAGGATTAACTGCATTTAAAAATATTCGTATCTATGATCGCTGGGGGAAAATTATGTTTCAAACAACAGATCCTGAAAATACATGGGATGGATATTTTAAAGGAAAATTATGCGATGCAGGAGTGTATGTATATGCTATGGATGTAATTTGTATTGATGGTGATTATGGTGTGATAACCGGTAACATCACTTTAATCCGATGAAAGATAATTTTCTTTAATTTTTTTTATTGCAATCGGAACTCCTTCAGTTGCATTTTTCAAAATAAATTCTGCATTATAATAATTGCTCAGCGGAGTTGCTTCCGGATTAATGATATACACTGGTGTACCACTTTGAATATATTGAATTAATGATGCCGCAGGATACACTACCATAGAAGTGCCTACAATAAAAAGTATATCTGCTTCTGCGCAAATTTTTGCGGCTTCATATAACATCGGAACTTCTTCACCAAACCAAACAATATGTGGTCGCAGTTGAGAGCCTTGTGTGCAATTATTTCCAATGATTATATCTTCCTTACATTCATAAATTAATTCTGAATTTATACTACTTCTACTTTTCAATATTTCACCGTGTAGATGCAATACATTTTTGGAACCTGCCCGTTCGTGTAAGTCATCAATATTTTGTGTTATAATAATTGTTTCAAAATAGTTTTCTAATTCCGCTAATGCGATATGTGCTGCATTGGGTTTTGCTTGTAAAATATTACGACGACGCACATTATAAAATTCTAAAACCATTGCAGGATTTTTTCTCCATCCTTCCGGAGAGGCAACATCTTCTATGTTGTGTCCTTCCCACAATCCATCATTACCTCTGAATGTAGGAATACCACTTTCTGCACTTACTCCGGCGCCTGTTAACACAACTACTTTCATTCGCAAATTTGTTTAATTGCCTTTGGAATAAATTGAATAATATCACTTGCAATTAATGAAACTTGTTGTAATGTTTCCATTGCAATATCACCGGCTAAACCATGTAGATATACTCCCAGTTTAGCAGCATCACTTTCGGAATATCCCTGTGCAAGAAATGAAGTAATAATTCCTGTCAATACATCACCACTTCCGCCAGTTGCCATACCCGGATTGCCGGTGCTGTTAAACCATGCAGTTCCATCGGGTAAAGTAATACATGTAAATGCAGTTTTATAGATAATTATCAATTGCAATTCCTGCGATTTTTTTATTTGCAATTCTAATCTGTCAAAACTATTTTCTGTTGTTCCGAATAATCTTTCAAATTCACCCGGATGCGGAGTGAGAATACTGTTGGCAGGAATGGATGAAAAAAGTGTTTTATTTTTTGCAATGATATTCAATGCATCGGCATCAATTACAAGAGGTAATTTTGCATTGGTAAAAATATTTTTAACAAGAATTTCTGTATTTGTATTTACACCTAATCCCGGACCAATACCAATACGTTTTATTTTATTTTCTGAAATAAATTCAACAATATTTTCTGTTGGAATAAACATCAGCTCCGGATATATAAAGCTGGGATTATCATTTGCAATTGTTACTAATCCGCATCCTGTTTTTAATGCTGCATAAGCACATAATAAAGCAGCGCCAGTCATCTGCTCACTTCCAGCAATAATAAGCACATTGCCGAAAATACCTTTATGATCAAATGTTTTACGAGGTTTGATTGTAGAATTTAAATCATCCGCAGTTAAAAAATAATGAGAAGAATTTGCAGATTCAATTGCATGTGTATCCAAACCAATACTTGCTACCTTCCAGGAATGTAAATGCTTATAATTTTCCGGAAAAAAGAATCCGAGTTTTGGTGTTTCAAACGTCAAACAATAATCTGCCTGAATACAATTCCAATCAAAATAGTTATCCGTTGAAAAACCGGAAGGCACATCCACCGAAATA is a genomic window of Bacteroidota bacterium containing:
- a CDS encoding NAD(P)H-hydrate dehydratase translates to MKVLTSHQMQEADKATLIAEKIVSDQLMERASAIFSNWVINYLDKKKTILIVCGTGNNGGDGLCIARMLFQKGFKVSVATFSRGKFSPDYSLNLQQLKKYNIPLITLEENAIEFISDYEIIIDAIFGTGLNRAPEGLYAMVIDVINKSNAKCISVDVPSGFSTDNYFDWNCIQADYCLTFETPKLGFFFPENYKHLHSWKVASIGLDTHAIESANSSHYFLTADDLNSTIKPRKTFDHKGIFGNVLIIAGSEQMTGAALLCAYAALKTGCGLVTIANDNPSFIYPELMFIPTENIVEFISENKIKRIGIGPGLGVNTNTEILVKNIFTNAKLPLVIDADALNIIAKNKTLFSSIPANSILTPHPGEFERLFGTTENSFDRLELQIKKSQELQLIIIYKTAFTCITLPDGTAWFNSTGNPGMATGGSGDVLTGIITSFLAQGYSESDAAKLGVYLHGLAGDIAMETLQQVSLIASDIIQFIPKAIKQICE